The nucleotide window CCCGCTTCGGCGATCCGGAATGCCAGGTGCTGATGATGCGCCTTGGCGGACAGGCCCTCGACCTCATGCTGGCCTGCGCCGAGGGGCGGTTGTCGGACGCGCAGGTCAACTGGGCCGACGACCACGCGATGACCGTGGTGATGGCGGCTAGAGGTTACCCCGGCGCTTACGACAAGGGCAGCGTGATCAAGGGCTTGGGCGAACTTCCGGAGACGTCGTCGGAAATGGTCTTCCACGCCGGGACCACCGCGAAGGACGGCGCGATCACCGCCACCGGTGGCCGCGTGCTGAACGTCACGGCGCGGGGGCCGGACCTGCAATCGGCCCGCGATCTGGCCTATTCCATGGCCGACCGGATCGACTGGCCGGAGGGCTTTTTCCGCAAAGATATCGGCTGGCGGGCGCTGGAATAACCTGCGGGCGCATTTCGCGTGGCCCTGCGAAAAGCAGTCTTCGCGCCAGTCCTCACCGCGCCTCGATCCAGGCCCCGTAATCCGACGCCAGAAGATGGGTCGGTGCCACGTCTTCCTCGATCTCCGCGAAACGTCCGATCGGCTCCCGGAACCAATTGTCGGTCTCGTCATTGTTGACCGTCGATACTTCCCCGATCAGCACGTCACCGCCCTCGCCCCAGAAAGCGTGCCAATCGCCGGGCATCAGCGTCACGCTTTCACCGGGCCGGAACAGCAGCACCTCTCCGGGCTTGAACCGCCGCGCTATCCCGTCGCACATCACCACGCCGCCTGCCTCCGGATCGCAGGACCCGTCGGGGGCGGAGCCGAATAGCTCGATGGCCAAACTCGCCCCGCCGCGGTTGATGATATCCTCCGCTTTCAGATAGTGGCGGTGCATCGGGCTGATCTGATCCTTGTTTGAAATCAACAGCTTCTCCGCATAGCACATGCCGCCACCCGCCTGCAGGTCGCTCAGCCGCCCGTTGCGCAAGGTGAACAGGAACAACCCCAATTCATCGTATTTGCCCTGCCCGTAATCGGTGATGTCCCAGCCAAGCCGCCCCTCGAACACCGCGCGCGCCACGTCGCGCTTCTCCGCCATCTCCTCCGGCGTCCAATAGGCAAAGGGCGGCAGGACAAATCCAAACGACCGGATGAAGTCATCCGCCTCCGCCATAATCTCGTTGATCCGTGACCGTTTCATCCATTCCCCTCCCGCGATGCCCGTCCCAGATCACCCGGCAACACGTCCAAGACAAGTCCCTTTTCCCCGAAACGAACCGAAACCCGCCCTCTTTGCTTCCGAAATACCTCGGGGGGCGCCCTTCAGGGCGCGGGGGCCGCGCCCCCTCCGACCCCTGCCACGAAAACCGCCGGCACTATGGCGCGCCCGCCGAGCGCGCAGCGCGAGGCCCCCGGCGATGGCGCAGCCAGCGCAAGCGCGCACGCGCACCCGGATCCTCAACTCATTGCGCCCCCGCCCCATTCCCTCCTCGCCCGTTCCGGCCCCAACGGCTAAGCTCCCCCCAGCGCAACCGCAAATCGGATCCCTCCATGGAAGAAACCCTCCTCCAGGCCGTCATCTATCTCGGCGCGATGCTGATCGCGGTGCCGATTTCCGTGCGCTTCGGCCTTGGCTCGGTCCTGGGCTACCTTCTGGCGGGCATCGCCATCGGCCCCGTCCTCGGCCTTGTCGGGTCCGAAACACAGGACCTGCAACATTACGCGGAATTCGGTGTCGTCCTGATGCTGTTCCTGATCGGGTTGGAGCTTGATCCCCGCGCGCTGTGGGACATGCGCAAGCGGCTGCTCGGGATGGGCGGCAGCCAGATCGCCCTGTCGATCGTCGTCCTTTCGGGCGGCGCCGCGGTGCTGGGTCTGGCGACACCCCTTGCCTTTGCCGTGGGGATCACGCTCGCCCTGTCCTCCACCGCGATCGTGCTGACGACCCTGACCGAGAAAGGGCTGATGCCCACCCCAGGCGGGCGCGGCGCGTTCTCCGTCCTGCTGACCCAGGATATCGCCGTCATTCCCGCGCTGGCGATCCTGCCGCTTCTGGCCACCGGAGCGGCGATGCGCTTCACCGAGGACGGCTCGATCCACCGCGCGGCGGATGAGGAGCATCACTCCATGTCCCTGGTCGAAGGGCTGCCGGCCTGGGGCGTCACCCTCGTGACGCTCGCCGCCGTGGCGGGGATCATCCTGGCCGGGCGCTACGTGATCCCGCACCTCTTCCGCATCGTTCACACGGCCCGCCTGCGCGAATTGTTCACCATCACCGCGCTGACCATCGTGATCGGCATCGCGGACCTCATGCTGCTGGTCGGCCTCTCCCCCGCCCTCGGCGCGTTCCTCGCCGGGGTCGTGTTGGCCAATTCGGAGTTCCGGCACGAGCTCGAGGCCGATATCGAACCCTTCAAGGGCCTCTTGCTGGGGCTTTTCTTCATCACCGTGGGCGCGGGCATCAATTTCGGCACGCTCTTCGGGATGCCGTTCCTGATCATCGGGCTGACGCTGGCCGTGATGCTGCTCAAGGGGCTTGTGCTTTACGGCATCGCGCGGGTTGCGCGCCTCCAGGGTCGGGACCGGTGGCTCTTTACCCTTGGCCTGGCCCAGGCCGGGGAATTCGGCTTCGTCCTCGTGGCATTCGGGGTGCAGCAGGCGGTTTTCCCCGATCGCATCGCCGAAATCCTGTTGCTTGTCGTGGCGCTGTCGATGCTGCTGACCCCGCTCAGCTTCATCCTTTACGAACGGATCGGCACCCGCTTCACGGAGGAGGCCGATGATGGCCCGCAACACGACGAGATCGACGATGAGGCCCCGGTCATCATCGCGGGCATCGGACGGTTCGGGCAGGTCGTGAACCGCATGGTGCGCGGCGCGGGCTACAAGACCGTTGTGCTCGACGCCAATCTCGACGTGATCCGCCAGATGCGCCGCTTCGGCCTGAAGGGCTTCTTCGGCGATCCGACGCGCCCGGAATTGCTGAAGGCGGCGGGGTTGGAGACGGCCAAGGTCCTCGTGGTGGCGGTCGACAACAAGAAATCCGCGGTGCAGCTTGTGCGCTTCGCCAAGCGACAGCGCCCGGACCTGTCGGTGGTCGCCCGCGCCCATGACCTCTTGCATGTCTATGAACTCTACGAGGCCGGCGCCGACCATATCGTGCGGGAGATGTTCGATGCCTCGCTCCGGGCCGGGCGCTACGTGCTGGAGGATATGGGCCTGACCGATTACGAGGCGCACGAGATGGAGATCGCGTTCTACCGCCACGACCGCCAGAACCTGCGCGCCCTGGCGGAGGTCTGGAAGCCCGGCGTGCCAGTCACGGAAAACGCCGAATACATGCGCCTGACACGAGAGATGAGCGACAATCTCGAAAGCATGCTGGCCACCCAGCTCGACCAGATGGCTGAGGAGGCAGATGGCACCAGCGCCACCGAACGCTCCCGCGGCGATGCCGGGGCGCTGTCGGGGCTGGGGCGCGGCGGCGTGCCGCGCCGCCCCGGCGGATCGGGCGGTTAACCGGGCGGATCAGCCGTCCGCAACGCCCGCTTCCGCGAAGCTCGCCATACCCGAATGGCAGGCCACGGCCCCTTTCAGGATCTGGATCGCCAGGGCCCCGCCCGAGCCTTCGCCCAGACGCAGGCCCAGGTCCAGAAGCGGCGCCTTGCCCAGTTCATGCAACAGCTTGCGGTGCGCCTGTTCGGCGGAGGCATGGCCCGCAATCGCGTGATCCAGCGCACCGGGGACCGCGCGGTCCAGCGTGGCGGCGGCGGCGGTACAGATGAACCCATCGAGGATCACCGGAATCCCCTCCACCCGCGCGCGCGCAATCGCGCCCGCCATGCCCGCCAATTCGCGCCCACCCAGGCAACGCAACGCCTCCAGCGGATCGTCGGCAGCGCCGGGATTGGCCGCCAATCCTTCCGCCGCGACGCGGGACTTCAGGGCCACGCCGTCGGCATCGACGCCGGTGCCCGCGCCCGTCCAATCCTCCGCCGCGCCGCCAAACAGCGCCAGCGCAATCGCCGCGCCCGAGGTCGTGTTGCCGATCCCCATCTCGCCCACGACCAACAAATCGGCCGCGTCGTCGACAGCGTTCCATCCCGTGGCGATGGCAGCCATCACGTCCTCCTCGGACATGGCGGGGCCCTTGGTAAAATCTTCCGTCGGGCGGTCGAGCTCGATCGGGTGGACCGACATGTTGGCGCCTGCCAGATCGCTCAACTGGTTTATCGCCGCCCCACCGGCGGCAAAATTGGCGACCATTTGCACCGTGACCTCGGCCGGAAAGGCGCTGACGCCCTGGGCGGCGATCCCGTGATTGCCCGCAAAGACAAGCACTTGCGGGTCTTCGATCCGGGGTCGCGCATTCCCGCGCCAGGCCGCGTACCAGATCGCGATCTCCTCCAGCCGACCAAGGGCGCCGGGGGGTTTTGTCAGAACGGCATTGCGCGCCTCCGCCGCCTCGCGGGCGGCACGTTCGGGGGCGGCGGCCCTTTTCAGGGCGTCTTTCAGGTCGGCGAGGGTGCGGGGCGTGTCTGTCATGATCTGGGCATCTCTTGCGCAAATGGGTCGCTTTGGTGTTTAGCGGATGGGACGCGCACCGACCTGCGACAGAATTGCCTCTCTGAGGGTGGAAACCGACATGGCCGTGATCGAGCCGCGCGACCTGATCCGCGCCGCCCAACTCCTGACCCGCCTGCCCCTGCCCGGCGGCGACGGCGCGCGCGCGGCAACGGCGTCCTGGGCGTGGCCCATTGTTGGCGCTGTGGTGGCGGCCTTGCAGATCGCGATCGGCGTTGCAGCCCTTGCCGTCCTACCCGCGCCCGTTGCGGCAGGCCTTGCACTGGCCGCGGGGCTGATCGTGACCGGCGCGCTCCATGAGGACGGGCTGGCCGATTGCGCGGACGGGTTCTGGGGCGGACACACGAAGGAACGGCGGCTGGAAATCCTGAAGGACAGCCGCGTGGGCAGCTATGGGGTTCTGGCGATGATCGTGGCGCTCGGGCTCAGATGGGCCTTGCTGACCGCGCTTCTGCCCGTGGCCCCGCTGGCGCTCGTGACCGCGGCGATGCTCAGCCGGGCGGGGATGGCGGCGCTGATGGGCTGGATGGAGTTCGCGCGGGCGAGCGGGCTTGCGGCCCATGTCGGGCGGCCGCCGCTTCTGTCGGTCTCGGTGGGGATCGGCTTGGCGCTCGTGGCTGCCGCGCTGGCAGTGGGCCTCGCGGCGGCCCTCGTCGCCGCGCTTGTCGTCGCATGTACCTGCGCGGGCGTCGCCGCCATCGCCCGGGCCAAGATCGGCGGGCAGACGGGGGACGTGTTGGGCGCGGCGCAGGTCCTGGGCGAAATTGCCGCCCATGCGACCTGCGCCGCGCTGGTTCTCTAGTCAGTCGCGATCAGCAGGCGCCGACGCGGTAGGTGCCGTCACCGTTGGAATAGGCGCACTGACCGGTCTGCGTGTTGCGCGCAACCTGCGTACCGATGGCCGCACCGGCAACGGTCGACAGGATCGTCCACTGCGGGTTGGCGTCGAACGCGCTTGCGACCAGAAGGCCGGCACCGGCGCCGCCCAGAAGGCCGAGGTTGGAGCGGTCCTGCGGCGACAGCGGCTGGCACGCGGAAACCGCAATGGCGGCAATCAGCAACACGGGGGCAAAGATCTTCTTCATAAGGGGTCTTCCTTTCCAGTTCCGGGCCTTCCGGCCCATCGTTAAACGTTCCACGTTTCCCTTGGGTTCCGTACTAGCACAATAAAAAACCCGCCGCGAGGGCGCGGCGGGTCAGGAAACCCGTAACAGGTTTGTGAGCAATTTCCCGCCTTCAAGGCGCGAAAACCGGCAATCTCGGCGCGGAACGATATCCCGGTCGCAGCCGACCTTAAGCCGCGCGCTTGGTCAGGACCTCGCCCACATGGGCGGCCGCCCCGGCCTCGTCGATGCCTTTCACGGCAGCCAATTCGCGGGTCAGACGCTCCAACGCAGCCTCGTAAAGCTGACGCTCGGAATAGCTCTGCTCGCGCTGGTCATCGGCGCGGTGCAGGTCGCGCACCACTTCGGCGATGGAAATCAGATCCCCGGAATTGATCTTCTGCTCGTATTCCTGGGCGCGGCGCGACCACATGGCGCGTTTCACGCGGGCCTTGCCTTTCAGGGTATCGAGCGCCTTGGACACCACCGCCGGATCGCTCAGCGGGCGCATGCCCACCTCGGTCGCCTTGGCGGTCGGCACGCGCAGGGTCATCTTGTCCTTCTCGAACGCGATGACGAAAAGCTCCAGGTTCAGCCCGGCCACTTCCTGCTCCTCGATCGACACGATCTTGCCCACGCCGTGGGCGGGATAGACAACGAAATCATTGGGGCCGAAGGGCATTGCTTTGCGGGCTTTGGTCATGGGCTGTCTTCCTCTTCAGCGCCCCGGTCGGGGCAATATACAGGCGTCAAAAACACCCGCGGCAAGCAAAGGCTCCCCGTTGGCGTTCGTTTCTTCCGTGGATGAGAATTGCGGGGTTTCCCCAGCAGCAGTCCCGAATACGGCATAGACGTTGCCATATACATAGCACGAATCGCACCTGTTTTAAAGTTCGCGCTGCGCCGAAGTGGCTGCGACCCTTAAAAATATGGGCAATGGGCTTCGGTCAGGCAGGCTTACCCATCGGGCAGCCCTGTCCGAATCGGGGGTTTATCCCCCTTCGCCCGGCGATTCGGAGAACAGCTCCATCTTGCCGTCCTTGCCGTCCATTTCCTCGGCGGTGGGCAAGGGATCTTTCTTGGTGATGATCACCGGCCAAAGCTCCGAATACTTCCGGTTGAACTCCACCCACTTTTCCATGTCCGGCTCCGTGTCGGGCCGGATCGCGTCGGCGGGGCATTCGGGTTCGCAGACCCCGCAATCAATGCATTCATCGGGGTGGATGACCAGCATGTTCTCGCCCTCGTAGAAGCAATCGACGGGGCAGACTTCCACGCAATCGGTGTATTTGCAGGCGATGCAGGCGTCGTTGACGATATAGGTCATGGGCGGGTCCGAAACGTTGTATTGGCAGGTCTGCTACGGCAGCGACAGGGGGGATGCAAGGCGGCGAAATCGCCGCGTCACGGGATTGTAAGGTGGGTGTAAACGAAACTGGACAGGTCGCCAAGCGACCCGCGCGTCATTCGCCGTCGCGCCACGCCTCCATATCGCGGCGATCCTTCTTGGTGGGTCTTGGGCCGACACGGGGGGCGACCGGCTCCGCCTCGGGCGTCAGATCGGTATAGAGCGTCTGCGCTTCCGGGGCCGGTCCGCGCCGTTTCGCCAAGCCCTCGATCCGGATCACCCGGATCTGGCGGCCCTGGGCGAAGGTCAGCACATCGCCCGCACTGACCTGCGTCGCGGTTTTGGAGACCTTTTCGCCGTTCACGCGCACCGCACCGTCGCCCACCAGGCGCGCGGCGAGGCTGCG belongs to Hasllibacter sp. MH4015 and includes:
- a CDS encoding D-lyxose/D-mannose family sugar isomerase, coding for MKRSRINEIMAEADDFIRSFGFVLPPFAYWTPEEMAEKRDVARAVFEGRLGWDITDYGQGKYDELGLFLFTLRNGRLSDLQAGGGMCYAEKLLISNKDQISPMHRHYLKAEDIINRGGASLAIELFGSAPDGSCDPEAGGVVMCDGIARRFKPGEVLLFRPGESVTLMPGDWHAFWGEGGDVLIGEVSTVNNDETDNWFREPIGRFAEIEEDVAPTHLLASDYGAWIEAR
- a CDS encoding monovalent cation:proton antiporter-2 (CPA2) family protein; protein product: MEETLLQAVIYLGAMLIAVPISVRFGLGSVLGYLLAGIAIGPVLGLVGSETQDLQHYAEFGVVLMLFLIGLELDPRALWDMRKRLLGMGGSQIALSIVVLSGGAAVLGLATPLAFAVGITLALSSTAIVLTTLTEKGLMPTPGGRGAFSVLLTQDIAVIPALAILPLLATGAAMRFTEDGSIHRAADEEHHSMSLVEGLPAWGVTLVTLAAVAGIILAGRYVIPHLFRIVHTARLRELFTITALTIVIGIADLMLLVGLSPALGAFLAGVVLANSEFRHELEADIEPFKGLLLGLFFITVGAGINFGTLFGMPFLIIGLTLAVMLLKGLVLYGIARVARLQGRDRWLFTLGLAQAGEFGFVLVAFGVQQAVFPDRIAEILLLVVALSMLLTPLSFILYERIGTRFTEEADDGPQHDEIDDEAPVIIAGIGRFGQVVNRMVRGAGYKTVVLDANLDVIRQMRRFGLKGFFGDPTRPELLKAAGLETAKVLVVAVDNKKSAVQLVRFAKRQRPDLSVVARAHDLLHVYELYEAGADHIVREMFDASLRAGRYVLEDMGLTDYEAHEMEIAFYRHDRQNLRALAEVWKPGVPVTENAEYMRLTREMSDNLESMLATQLDQMAEEADGTSATERSRGDAGALSGLGRGGVPRRPGGSGG
- the cobT gene encoding nicotinate-nucleotide--dimethylbenzimidazole phosphoribosyltransferase; amino-acid sequence: MTDTPRTLADLKDALKRAAAPERAAREAAEARNAVLTKPPGALGRLEEIAIWYAAWRGNARPRIEDPQVLVFAGNHGIAAQGVSAFPAEVTVQMVANFAAGGAAINQLSDLAGANMSVHPIELDRPTEDFTKGPAMSEEDVMAAIATGWNAVDDAADLLVVGEMGIGNTTSGAAIALALFGGAAEDWTGAGTGVDADGVALKSRVAAEGLAANPGAADDPLEALRCLGGRELAGMAGAIARARVEGIPVILDGFICTAAAATLDRAVPGALDHAIAGHASAEQAHRKLLHELGKAPLLDLGLRLGEGSGGALAIQILKGAVACHSGMASFAEAGVADG
- a CDS encoding adenosylcobinamide-GDP ribazoletransferase; this encodes MAVIEPRDLIRAAQLLTRLPLPGGDGARAATASWAWPIVGAVVAALQIAIGVAALAVLPAPVAAGLALAAGLIVTGALHEDGLADCADGFWGGHTKERRLEILKDSRVGSYGVLAMIVALGLRWALLTALLPVAPLALVTAAMLSRAGMAALMGWMEFARASGLAAHVGRPPLLSVSVGIGLALVAAALAVGLAAALVAALVVACTCAGVAAIARAKIGGQTGDVLGAAQVLGEIAAHATCAALVL
- a CDS encoding glycine zipper 2TM domain-containing protein, coding for MKKIFAPVLLIAAIAVSACQPLSPQDRSNLGLLGGAGAGLLVASAFDANPQWTILSTVAGAAIGTQVARNTQTGQCAYSNGDGTYRVGAC
- a CDS encoding CarD family transcriptional regulator; translation: MTKARKAMPFGPNDFVVYPAHGVGKIVSIEEQEVAGLNLELFVIAFEKDKMTLRVPTAKATEVGMRPLSDPAVVSKALDTLKGKARVKRAMWSRRAQEYEQKINSGDLISIAEVVRDLHRADDQREQSYSERQLYEAALERLTRELAAVKGIDEAGAAAHVGEVLTKRAA
- the fdxA gene encoding ferredoxin FdxA, yielding MTYIVNDACIACKYTDCVEVCPVDCFYEGENMLVIHPDECIDCGVCEPECPADAIRPDTEPDMEKWVEFNRKYSELWPVIITKKDPLPTAEEMDGKDGKMELFSESPGEGG
- a CDS encoding RNA-binding S4 domain-containing protein is translated as MSEAAPKDRLDKWLWQARFFKTRSLAARLVGDGAVRVNGEKVSKTATQVSAGDVLTFAQGRQIRVIRIEGLAKRRGPAPEAQTLYTDLTPEAEPVAPRVGPRPTKKDRRDMEAWRDGE